The following coding sequences lie in one Lolium perenne isolate Kyuss_39 chromosome 2, Kyuss_2.0, whole genome shotgun sequence genomic window:
- the LOC127337078 gene encoding F-box/LRR-repeat protein At3g26922, which produces MAPGLSRDVMHYCLPASPVSAAASLSAAFSDGGGGEDRISALPDGLLRNVVSRLPVKDGARTDALSRRWRGLWRATPLVLDDAHLLTDGPGADWRAPAAAVVSRVLASHPGPFRWAHLLSNFIDETNQDALAGWLRLLADKGVENLILVNRPWFDKVPVQLPQSLLCCGASLRRLYLGVWLFPFTSNGPPRSPDVFPHLRELGICQGIMQDHDLDYMLACSPKLEIFALISNYCLPDRVRIGSHTLRCVLLWHSLVDEVAIIAAPQMQRLILYCTHAPEPGMTIKVKIGYAPQLTVLGYLDTAKHVLEIGNTIIKARVTKVSPNTEVPSIKVLAVKVRFRVPGEVRTLLSFLRCFPEVETLHIMASDNDTDYYDDPGEVKARDKLNSTFWERVGPIKCVQSRVKKLVFDQFSGGPNQVEFLKLVLARAVLLQNVIVLLAGPESMMMNEVTGKLQPLASKRMWANKSLRKHSLEVRGRAAGHIWSYSDASDLSISDPFIS; this is translated from the exons ATGGCTCCCGGCCTGAGCAGAGACGTCATGCACTACTGCCTCCCGGCCTCCCCggtctccgccgccgcctccctctccgccgcattctccgacggcggcggcggcgaggaccgCATCAGCGCCCTCCCCGACGGCCTCCTACGTAACGTCGTCTCCCGCCTCCCCGTCAAGGACGGCGCCCGCACCGACGCGCTCTCCCGGCGCTGGCGCGGCCTGTGGCGCGCCACCCCGCTCGTCCTCGACGACGCCCACCTCCTCACGGACGGGCCCGGCGCCGACTGGCGCGCCCCCGCCGCCGCGGTGGTGTCCCGCGTCCTCGCCTCCCACCCGGGCCCCTTCCGCTGGGCCCACCTCCTCAGCAACTTCATCGACGAGACCAACCAGGACGCGCTCGCCGGGTGGCTCCGCCTCCTCGCCGACAAGGGCGTGGAGAACCTCATCCTCGTCAACCGCCCCTGGTTCGACAAGGTGCCCGTACAGCTCCCGCAGTCCCTCCTCTGCTGCGGCGCATCACTCCGCCGCCTTTACCTCGGTGTCTGGCTCTTCCCCTTCACCAGCAACGGCCCCCCACGCAGCCCTGACGTCTTCCCTCACCTCCGGGAGCTCGGCATCTGCCAAGGCATCATGCAGGATCACGACCTGGATTACATGCTCGCTTGCAGCCCCAAGCTTGAGATCTTCGCGCTCATCTCCAATTACTGCTTGCCCGATCGCGTCCGCATCGGCAGCCACACTCTCCGGTGCGTGCTGCTCTGGCATTCCTTGGTGGACGAGGTCGCCATCATTGCCGCTCCGCAGATGCAGCGGCTCATCCTTTACTGCACGCACGCCCCTGAGCCTGGAATGACCATCAAGGTCAAGATAGGCTATGCTCCTCAGCTCACAGTACTCGGTTACTTGGACACGGCCAAACATGTGCTTGAGATTGGCAACACCATCATCAAG GCTAGGGTGACAAAAGTTAGCCCAAATACAGAGGTTCCAAGCATCAAAGTGTTAGCTGTGAAGGTGCGTTTCAGAGTCCCCGGGGAAGTGAGAACATTGCTGAGTTTCTTGAGATGCTTCCCTGAAGTAGAGACCTTACACATTATGGCT TCTGATAATGACACTGACTACTACGACGACCCTGGTGAAGTCAAGGCCAGGGACAAGCTCAATTCCACCTTCTGGGAAAGGGTCGGTCCGATCAAATGTGTGCAGTCACGTGTCAAGAAGTTGGTGTTTGATCAGTTTAGTGGGGGTCCAAACCAGGTTGAGTTCCTGAAGCTGGTTCTTGCGAGAGCGGTGTTGCTGCAGAACGTGATAGTTTTGCTGGCCGGTCCAGAATCTATGATGATGAATGAGGTCACGGGCAAACTGCAGCCGTTGGCTTCCAAGAGAATGTGGGCCAATAAGTCCTTGCGCAAACATTCCTTGGAGGTCCGTGGGCGTGCAGCGGGTCATATTTGGAGTTACAGCGACGCGTCTGATCTTTCTATTAGCGACCCATTTATTTCTTAA